The sequence CCTACAAAGCTCTCTGgatgaaaaataatttaaataatgatgATTACTGAGTGTCTGTGTACGCCAGTAATCCCATttacataaacttgggtaaataGATAATGGGAAAACTGTAAGTTTACATGAGTTggtaaataatcagatttttgcttcaCAACTAGTcaattatcaatttttttttggaaaaacgcATTTAGctgcaatatttaaaatatatcagCTTAAAGGTGAAGATTATTTACTATCTGTTTGCTCACAGACTCGTCCTCACCTCAGACAGAAAGAAGACTGCTAATATCTACAGCTCTGCTATAAAATGACCAAGCAAACACAATGGGAGCAAAAATGATCAAGGTCATGTGCATACATTGTACAGTATGCCAATAGCGTAACAGGTCAATGTGTGAGTGATGGACTGAAGTGCGTGTGGATGGATGTAAGCGGGTTACTCACGCTTGCATAGTTGTGGTAGCAGTCTGGAAGCTGAACATGTTCTCTTTGGGGTACCAGTGGCTGTCGTCTGTTGGGGAGAAAAATGAGGTAAGGTGTGTTAGTGGTGTTTATTATGATGTAGGTTACTCTGTATTTAAATGGATTTCATTATCAGTGTGTTGCTGTGCACACAGAACACTCACAGGTCCACTGCACAGAAGGCGAGAGAGGATCACAGAGAcacagaggaaaagaaagagagagacacaaaaaaGTACAGACCACGGCACAACCAACAAACGCCCCCCCGCCCCCCTGGGGTTAAATTAGGCCGGAGCTTCAGCACCTTTGGCTTAATGCTAACACCAAGCAGAGATCAGCTCCGGTACTGaggtttaatgatttttttttattatttctgattCAATTTTCGTGAAATCTATTAAAAAATAGATACAGAACCTTTTATttggagttttatttatttagagttttATTTAGAGACACACCACACTATTCAATCTCCAATTAAACAGTAAACATGAATGAATGTGATCAATATTTTAACagttgcataaattaaatagcataaacctatttttgtatattttttaatgtaaaaagcaCATTATATAACAACAAAGAATTTATTCCTGTGCTTAAATAGCAGGTCTACATACATACGCTATATGGACGAACGTATTGTGATATCTGCGcatttattattgcttttaaaaTCCAGGgtaataaaaacactttattcTAGTTTTGTTAAACTATAGTCTCTACTTTACAAAGCACTTTACCCCAAACCTTTATTCCAACTACCCAAACAATTCATCATGTCTTGAAagcagcaccatcattccagagaaccaagttccacagctccacagctcaatgctgggggttaATACTTCACTATATCACACACTGCCTCACCAACGTAGTCAATGTTGGTATGGCAGAGTATATGTATTGTTTGCACATTTCAAACGAACATAACTTTGTTAGCTTGATGTACTGTTTGTCTACCGTCCCAAAAATCCCACTGAATTGAAAATATACACTGTGGAGTGTGGAACTTTTGATTTCTGTTGTATATTTCTGCCAATAGGTTGCTCTGGCCCATCTGCTCCACCATTGTAACTGCAGTACATGTTAAGATGTTGTGGCTGAGACTAGAATGTTAAAATCTCATGAGGGAGATGTTACAGAATATGTTCATTTCTGTGTGGAGAACACTGTGCCAACAAGGAGGGCCAATAATAAACCCTGGGTCACTCCCGATCTTAAAGCTCTACTGAATAAAAAGAAGCGTGCTTTTAAATCAGGGGACAGAGATGAACAAAAAAGGTTCAGAGGGTggaaattaatataatataaatataaatataactgcattttacatttcttacatttattcttttatttacatttaaatatctactataaaacGTGCTTCTTAGGTAGAACAAGTGCAataaatcacaattaatcacaattaatcacagaatattgttgtaattaatcagATAGATTAGTTTAATCGACTGACAATTAGCCAGCTTAGCATTCGTCTTCGAGTTTATCCCCTTCTGTCAAACTCAGTGCCAATATTTACTTGCATTTTACTCCATATATTTTCTTTAGAGGGATGCAGAGGCTTAAGTTTAATTGCTAGCTTGCCTGGCTGCTATTGTGTTTAATACCTTGCAGTTCGGGGTTTGGTAATAGGACTGGGGTAATAGTGGTGGGCAGGTTCAGAGACAAAAACCCATGCAGATTATGATTTCATACCGGATAATTAGAAAACTAACATAATGGCTGAATCACTACTGACAAGAGACGATAGTGCTTAAACTTGGCATGTTTCCTTAAAATAGGAcgatacatcctgatcatattATGTTTACTATAGAAAATACAATCGTTACTGTTCTTTTATGTAATTAAACTGGCACCTGTTATAAAGTAGGTCATCTCTTAAACCCCAATTTAACCCCTGTTGCCATTTTAACACCACTCCCCtttgagctcctctttctctctctctccctcattctccgTCCCCTCTCACCTCTGTCCAGCCCAGTCACCCGGTCCACACTGCACATCCGCTCTAGCGGCCGCCGGGGCTGCTTGCCTGCCTCTCGTGTGCTGCTATCCAGGTCCAGCGAGCCCTGGCTCCTGGACGGTGCCCCGGGGCAGGACTCACAAGCCAGCCCACACTCTTTGGCTTCTCCCCAGCCACGGATGTTGTGGGCACTGACGGAGCTCTGGAGCGGCTGggagaggtggtggtggtggtggtgatggtgttgTTGTTGGGAAGGTCCGGCTCCAGTGCTGCCGGATCCTCCACCGATTCCATGCAGGTTGGGCCCACCCTTGCTGGTACCGCCGTGGTGCTCGTTGCTGTGGTGATGGTTGCCGTGGTGGTGTCCGGCACCTACGCCTCCTACTGGCCCTCCTCCGTGGTGGTGGTGATGCTGCTGGGTGGGTGAGGAGGATGTAGATGAGGAGGCTGAGGGTTGGCACAAGGTTTGGGACGTCGACCCGGTGTCCCGCGCCCCCCTCAGCACCTCCAGCTCCAGGCTCTCCTTGCTGGTCAGCATGGCGCTCTCGCCGCTGATGGTGTAGACCCGGGACGGCTGCAGGGAGCACTCCACGCACTTCTGCTGCTCCTCCTCGGCCGAGAAGCTGCGCTCCAGCGACAGGCGGCTCTTGGAGGTTGAGGagagggaggtggaggaggtAGGTGGAGGAAGAGGCGGAGGCTGCAGGAGGCCCAGGGTGGGGTTAATCAGGCTGGGGTCAgcaccgccgccgctgctgctggaCGGGTCCTGTAAGGGGTAGTTGTGGTGGTGATTGTTGTTCTGAGTGCACACGCTGTCTGGGGAATCAGAGTCGTGGCCAATGAGGGTGTCAGACAGTAAGTGATCTACATTGATAAACAGAGATAGATACAGAAATAcaagacacacagagacaaaatAGACAAATGAGACAACATTCACAGCATGGAGGCACATCTCTGACCTGACAATGACTCATATTGGGTTAATGGTATAACTGTGTATATATTAGTGCACGCAATCAATCCTTTATCACTTAATGCACATTTATCACTTAAGGCCCCAACTTCCTCCAGTATTTCTTATAGACACACAGGGAACCACTAAGAGCACTTACATCACTTCAGAAACCTGTCCATTATTTTTTAAAGCTTGTGTAAATAGTTTACAGTTACTGCAGTGCTTTTTGGAAAACAGCAGTAGAGCCTGATGGATTTTGATTTGTATAATGATCAAAATCCGAAACTTAAAGACCTATTAAacaattattactgtctccctctcAAAATAGAGGGCAGTACTGTTCgcaatttttaagtgattgaccccACTActattttcattatttcattttgcCTATCTAcctcagatatttttttatttacatataaataaccACTATTAAACGATTAAGGCtttagaagagaaaaaaataaaatgtgattaaatgtgttccaCAGAATACTGTTaagattaatctgattattttgtGATTGGCACcactaataaatattaataatgcaaaaaTCTGATACACTGGTTTAACATCAATGCACACCTTATAATAAAACATGTCTGTCTTTATTGAATATTTTACCTTGCGTTGCCCTGGTAGACAAGCATGACTAAACCAATAGGTATGTTTATGTCTGAATGGTCATCTTTCGAACTACCTTAACCATTAATGgtcagcttagaccatctgaaaccagcttcCAACAGTAGCTGGTCTTGATCTGGATTATTCAGCCGGGCTGCATTTCTACAGCGGGAAGAAAAGTGATGCTTTTACAGATTTGTCTGTTTTAGCGCTCCAACCTACAGCAGGTGAAAGGGGAGAAAATACATGGATTAAGAGCAGTAAGAAAGCAGAGCAGGGGAAAGTCTGAGCTGACCTGATCCGTTCCGGCTCTCAGGATGAGTGTGAAGATACTCTCCAAATGCTCTGGCTGCTCTgcagagagacacagaaacacacacactcagattatACACACCAAACCATCACACAGGCCTGTACCTGTAAATGCTTGGCTATGCTCAATCAGTTACAATTTTAGTAATAAGGGATGCATTGAAAAGCTGGAAACTGAAAATTGTTGttaggaattatttttttttatttaaccttattGCAATGTTTCATTCCTAACTGTAACATTAGGATTGTACTTATGATTAAAAATAAACTGCTGAGGTATATTTAAAATGCTTATGATACAAATAGgtaactgctgaggtaaattcatttctagaataacactgctgaggtaaatgtatgtttagaatgACTGAGGTTACTAACAagctaaatgtatgactagaaaaGCATTGTTGAGAAAAATGTTTCACTAAAGCAGCACTACTGTTTACATATATCAATTGTGAGGTAAAataatgattagaataacactgctgaggtaaatgtatgatttgaataattatttttgtgaccaattttttattagttttgacaccattattcattttacaataattcaacatcacaaaaaaaaacaaatagcatATGATTTGAATTATTGAGGTTATTAGCTAGTTCAATGTATGtctagaaaagcactgctgaagtaaatgatGATAAGACTTGCATttctaaggtaaatgtatgcTCAGCACAGCACTGCTGGGGTACATATCGTccttgtccaatgaaaaacacttcacttcacttcacttctccaaaacagcaactttacaggagagagaaaaaaccttgtaaactttcaatgaaagtcaaagtaaaaagagtttatttcaggtaattttgaagagtttttgtctgtctgttcatcaagaaatgttggtacAGTGTAAGGGGAAGTTTGtcagttcaaattatgtagtaaactaaaaactgacaaaaatggacATAAGTGTTTTTTCTAGGAGTGACGATATACTactagaatagcaatgctgaggtaaacttatgataataattgcactgctgaggttaaaTTATTATGCtttgttttgttggtttgttaaGGTATTAAAATGTTAAGTGTTGAGTAAGtatttttaattgtagttttctTATTGCTTTCTGTTATATGTTTTGTTCGGTCCTATCAGTAATATCGAAATATTAGCCAGTAAAATCAGTCCTGCAGCTTTTGATCTGTGTATGCTGATTAAAGCAATTCAGCCTGAACTGGGACCTCATTAATTCATACACTAAGCCTTACTGTCTCATTCTGCTTGTCACTGGTTTCAGTTATCCCAGTACATCCCAGCTTCCTATTCACTCCATTACCATTCTCTGTTCTGAAAAAAGCAGCTCTTTTAGCTTTAGTTCCCTGGAAAGCTAATACATGCACAGGACATAAAGTGATTAAACTGGGTTTGTCAGAACACAGTAGTTCACATCATCTTAAAAGATGAAGTCAGAACTGGAACTGATGGTGTTTAAAGATCTGCTTCACACTGAGTCAGCAGTGAAATATGGATATTTCCTATGGATATATGCTGACATATTTTCAaaacacataaatacaattatttattggAAATGCTTTTTGAATGTGTTTGATATAAAATAACTGTATCTTTAGCTCACattaaaaacgtaaaaataaaaaagacagacaTACGACAACTTTTTGTTACACACATACTATTTTTTTATGGACTAGTCATTTTATGTgacacatattttaaaatatatgtttcacATGTATGACCATACATGTTTATATTTTCATTTCCAAAAGGGGAGAGGGAGGAGGGTGGGGGGCATCACTGCCCACTTTGTAGATGTCTGCCACCCACAGATTCATATGTAATGTGTTTATCTTTCCATTCTAGGCTTAAAAATAAGGAAAAGAGctagcagaagagagagagagagacagatacagatgaCAAAACATAATTCAGTTTGATAACCTTTGTCCCGCAATCCTGCCTTGAAATGAGCATCAAGACATTGCTAATTTGTGAGTCAATTcatgtgtgagagaaaaagaaagacaaagagacacACGATAAGAGAAAAGGATAAAACATCTATGATGGGCTTCAGCTTACTGGATGTACTGCGCTGACCCAGAAAATTGGCATGTGACcctgaaaataagaaaaaatagctCGGCAGTTCAATTATAAACACTTAGATGTGCCGGAAACTGCTGAACTGTGTAATCTACATACAGCCATATGTATCCACTTCCTGCAACAGGTGATAAATAACAGACTGAAGTTCAGGGATGTATTACATTCTTAAAATAGCTCAAATGTCAGATTTAAAAGAACAGAGTATGTTCATTCGAGATGTTCAAATACATGCTCAATattcaggcccgtagccagcattgtgatgggggggatctttttcccccaaaagtggacttcatttggctctctactccaatgccccctaaatacacgagcacacttcaaaccttttaatttagacatattttattcattataagtttgttgtgaatctgttgttgctgtccttatttgttcgtctgttgctccccactgttaacataaatttgatataaatgtaagtgttactcaaacttcctatatctgtgatgtgacttcattgtctgtctctgttgctcacctcagttgtctgttgctttgttccattgtctctggtgctgccctccattgtctgtctctgatgttgctgtcctttattgtctatctctctactattgacataaatagaatTACTTCATGAGgtacactatcggtatggtcattaaaacttaaacatgaattaataataatataaattgaagtgtataaccgcccccccccccttcagctcgctgaactcggcgcctgattggctgacagagctcatttgcataccgtctggtctgtgagggtctgctgattcattagatatgcgtggattcatggagcgaccaataatccgcttttaataacgcgttaaagttgatattatttttttctgcctcaaattatttcaagcactgtttggatatatgtgagaattactggtgactggattgcgttttgaaggtaagagtgtgggggaagcgccGGAGGgagttgggtgtgtgtctcgagtgtcctgaggtaaacacaaagcgaaacacaagcagatttaaactctaaacacagttccgtaatccggaggggcagacggtttgaatggtgtataacatgtccgcattcgatcaaatatggacgtacgaaaaacgtaaatatgaaaataatatttcataactttcataaaccaggcatatttcgccctaaatgtttattttctgaaatgagagacggctaaataggctagataactgaaaagctttaaaatggcatattgggtgtctacattgaacctataagtattcataaacacagccagatattaaatgttatatttttctggcccgccggcgggccagggcgtgttaagaggttaaccccctttttacacctctatactgtattttatatatggccttaggagcaacaggcatgttgagagtaaaatacaccctagcttgatcgtcagaattgcaaagtgagtgactgaatgttattgtcacttaacctacatttcttaaaaatcaactaaaatccagactttggatttatcgcaataataacagtaataatccggtgttacatgtacaatatgggggattggggtggctgagggggggttgtgggggatgggggggggatcgaacgaacccttcgatcccccctggctacgggcctgatatttctttaaatatatctttattaatttaattcaatCATTATAATTGGGCCCTGTTTCCAATTGGAGAAACctgtcatattttttttgtttccatacATTATATTTCTACACTGATTGCAACAATAATCTCAGCCCATGATAGAATATGATTGCTGCATGTTGTACTAATGTCTTTGTTTCAGTGTGTGCAGAATTCTTCCAGTCTTCCTGACACCTCCCTCATAAATCGGTGGCCTAAAACAGCAGGTGTTTCGAAATTTAGTTCCTTTTAAACACTGATGAAAATGAGTGTCACAACTTCAGTCACAGGGGAGATATGTTCCTGGTGGCTTACCGAAGATGGAGAAAATCAAAGAGAAGAGTGAGACAGTAATTAGTGGTGAGCCTGAGGGGGTTTCATCAGTCACCATCTTTCAGGCACCCTGAGGATCATGGGAAATGAGCTTTACACATCAGAAGCGCAGAAGGCTGCATTGGTGGAGCTCTAAGTCCCAGACTGTAGCAACTACTGCAACCAGCAATCACAACAAGCAGATTCCATACAGTCAAACAGCACTAACTTGTAGAAATGGGA comes from Astyanax mexicanus isolate ESR-SI-001 chromosome 17, AstMex3_surface, whole genome shotgun sequence and encodes:
- the nsmfa gene encoding NMDA receptor synaptonuclear signaling and neuronal migration factor, with protein sequence MGTAVSRRKSLRNDAISSVAAKVRAARAFGEYLHTHPESRNGSDHLLSDTLIGHDSDSPDSVCTQNNNHHHNYPLQDPSSSSGGGADPSLINPTLGLLQPPPLPPPTSSTSLSSTSKSRLSLERSFSAEEEQQKCVECSLQPSRVYTISGESAMLTSKESLELEVLRGARDTGSTSQTLCQPSASSSTSSSPTQQHHHHHGGGPVGGVGAGHHHGNHHHSNEHHGGTSKGGPNLHGIGGGSGSTGAGPSQQQHHHHHHHHLSQPLQSSVSAHNIRGWGEAKECGLACESCPGAPSRSQGSLDLDSSTREAGKQPRRPLERMCSVDRVTGLDRDDSHWYPKENMFSFQTATTTMQAISNFRKHLRMVGSRRMKAQTFAERRAKSFNRSWSDPTPVKQDSLPDSKDSGDLQASCATLEDGGCEDLDWDEEREMERLACEGDDFIPPKVMLISSKVPKAEYVPNIIRRDDPSIIPILYDHEHATFDDILEEIEKRLTSYRRGSKIWRMLIFCQGGPGHLYLLKNKVATFAKVEKEEDMSQFWKRLSRFMSKVNPEPNLIHIMGCYVLGNPNGEKLFQKLKNLMRPYSVTFESPLELSAQGKEMIEMYFDFRLYRLWKTRQHSKLLDYEDLL